The region GATTAGTATAAGTAATTAATTAAAATTTAGATTAATTATTCTCCTATTTTAGAATAATAAAAATGAATAAAGTTATTTATTTAAAAATGAAGAAGTGTTAATTAAAAATGTGAAGGTAAAAATTTAATAAATTTATTGGAGGATTTTAAAATGAAATATTTTTTATTATTTATAATTATAATTTCTACATTTGTCAGAAATAATGTATATGCTACTTCAAGATTTCTTATCTTTAACAAAACGAATGAAGTTCTAGAATTTATAAATGATTCTTATATTAAATATACGCTATACCCTATTCATATGATGGGCTATAATAAAGTTAATATTGAAGAATATGGTTATTTTTACAATGGTGACGACCTATATGTTAATAATATATTTCATTTAAAACTAAAAGAAAAAAATATTGCTTGCTCATGGATTAGTATTTTAGGCTTTCAAATTAGACATGGAGTAGTTATAGATATTTTCATTGATCATCAATTAAAAGGTCAATTTTGTGCTAATAAGTATTCAATTGTTGATATTCATTTCAATGCATATGTAGAAGTATTTAAAACTAGTGCAGGAAAATATCAGATTAAGTTTCTCAATGTAGGTTGGTGGCAAAATGACACGGTAGCACCAGTACAATTAGAGCTAGAAGTTTAACATTTTTTTTAAATATTATGCTATAATCTTATAAAAGATACCTTAATTCATCTAACATAGAAGGAAACTGTGTATGCTAAATTGGGAAGAATATCGCAAAGAAATAGCAGAAAGAGTTAAAATATTAGCCAAACACAGTCCAGAAACAATTAAAGGCTATAAGACACTTACTGATGCTGGAAAATCAACTAATCATTTAACTCCTAAAATTCGTGAGTTAATTGGCATTGCAGTTGCTGTTACCACTAGATGCGATGGTTGCATATCTGTTCATACAAAAGAGGCGTTAAAGCATGGTGCAACGTTAGATGAAATTTCTGAAGCTCTTGGAGTTGCAATTGCACTTAATGCAGGGGCAGCTATGGTGTATGCCGCTCGTGTTATGGATGCAGTTGCTGATCACACGAAATAATCAACTTGCAATTCCTAAAATATCGTAATTTTCTTCTAAATATTTTTTCAATAGATCAGAAATCATGCAACATGATAAGGATAAAAACTCTTTTACATTAAATTTTTCAACATGTTCTTTAGCAAGTAATTCGAGCTCTAAATTGCTTATCAACGATGAGATATGCAATAATCCAAAACTTGCAAATAAATTTTTATATTCATGCAATATTGTTTTACCTGTAGCTATGTCATCACAATCTAATAGAGTAATGTTTTTAGTCGCTATTGTTTTTAACATATTTTCAAATTCATTTTTTTGTTTTATAATTTTTATTAAAGAAATATTTTTAGCATTATTGTCTTCTATGACTTGCTGATTCTTTATATGTTCTGATATATCTGTAGCACAAATTACTATTTTTTCAGGTTTTTTATTGATATTTAAAATAGGTGTATAAGATAATTTTAAGGTTTTATTATAAAATTCAATAGTAGAAGGAAACATATTGAAAATTGATTCAAGATTAAATAAATTTTCGAAATATTGTTTTATAGCTAAAACTAATATGTCACCTCTTTTTACTCTTGGATCTGTGAATACAGTTGGAAAATCTTTTCCAGCTATATCTGTTTCAAAAATAATATGACATGATCTTGAGACTACATCACTTACTATTAAATTTTTATCAATTATAAAGTATGCATCTTTTATATTATTTAAAATTTCTTTTACTTTTGTTTCTTCATTTACAAGTTTTTTCTCTAAAAATGAATAGTAAGTATTAATAGTAAAGTAAACTTCAATAAATAATAAATCAGTGGTAATAGATTGTGCCTCAAACAATTCTATTATATCCGAAAATTTTGTTTTCCAAATTTTATTTATTGCTGAACTTAGAGTACCTAAGGAAGCTAAGTAAGCATCATTGGGTATTCCCCGTTTAAAGTGTAAATATCCAATTTTTATTTTTTCAGAGTAATATTCTATATCAAATGGTCCAGAGAATAAATATGGTATATAATTTCGATTAGTTTTCATTAAGCGCTCTACTTCTGCACTACCATGAAAAAATTTTTTGGTTTTTTCATTATTTAAATTAAAGTCATAGAAGTCTTTTAATACGCTTTCTATATTTTCTTTTAAAATAGAACTCAGTTTTTTTGCTGTTTCTTTTTTTTTCTCATCAAAGTTTAAATATTTTTCAAACTCAGCAATAGGACTATTGATAAAATAATTTTTCAAATATTCATTATATTCGTCATTCATATTCTCATCCTTAATTGGAGTCTTAAAGTAAATTTAACATATTTATAGGCAAAGGATAGTCAGAAAAAATGGTTTTGGATATTTTAATTAGAAAATTTTTAAAAAAAAGATATATTTATAGGAATTTCATATAGTAATAATTTTAAAAAAATTAGTAGGTAAAAAATATCAGAGATGGTGTTTTGACATTTTAATGAAGGACTTCAACTAAGTTACGAAAGGTGAGTGTAATTGTTTGAATGGAAGAAAAGTATGCACTCAGAACAAAGTCTTAAAAATTTATTTAATATACTTGCTGATTTACGAAAAGAATTTAATTTTTTAAATAATGAAGCAGATTGTCTAAATGAAATTGCAATGAATGCTGCTGTAACAGCTGGACAGACGGGTAAGTCAATTCGTATTTATACTGAAATTTCAAATCATATTGCGCATTCTGCAAAAAAAATGCACAATTATATAACTAAAAATAAGAACGAAGTAAATACTATATTAAATCTAACTCTAAAAATTATGTCAAATAATACATTAAATAGTAAATATCATTTAGAACATAATAGTAAGACAATTTTAGTAAATAAAAATTTAATTAAAGAAAAAATGTATGAATTAAAAATAAATGATCATCTTTTAATTCAGGAATTAGTATCGCATATATATCAAGCAAAAACGTATTTGAAAACAATATTGCAATTGCAATACAAACTATTTGGTGTTTACAATTGTTTGCAAATTGAAGCTATTCAATTAGAAGGAACTGCTTATCACGCAATAAAAACTTTAAGTGAAAGTTTATTTAACTCATTTGATATAACGATTAATAGTATAGATAAGCTTTTTTCAATTTTAAAAAAAATATCAAGAATAATAAAAAATATATTATTTAACTTTTGATGGAAACGATTTATGCTGTCTAAAATCTTGTACGAAAATGAGAATTGTAAATGGATCATGCTAGCAAGAGATCCGCAAAAAAAGACGAACGTCATTGATACAAATGAATATGCCATTATTGTAAATCAAGAGGCAATTTTACTAGATCCGGGTGGAATTGAAATATTTCCTATGGTTTTGACTTCCATTTCAGAAATACTAGATGTCAAAAGTATTAAAGCATATTTGTGCAGTCATCAAGATCCTGATGTCATGTCCTCATTGCAATTGTGGTTGGGTCTTACTCCTAATGCTAAAGTGTATATGTCATGGCTTTGGGCTGGATTTATTGCACATTTTGGTGGAGAATATGTAAAAAATTTTGTTACTTTACCAGATGAAGGACTTGCTCTAGATTTCAATCAAAGAAAATTTGAATTTGTACCAGCTCATTACTGCCATTCTTCGGGCAATTTTCATTTTTTTGATCCTGAAGCAAAAATATTATTTAGTGGAGATATGGGCGCAGCTTTAGTTCCGCTAGACTATCCAACAGTGGTAGAAGATTTTAAAGAGCATATTAAATATATGGAAAAGTTCCATCAACGTTGGATGCCATCAAATACTGCAAAAAATAAATGGGTTCAAAGAGTCAGAAAATTAAATCCTAGTTTACTTTGTCCGCAACATGGGTCTGTATTTGCAGGAGAAAATGTCCAACTTTTTTTGGATTGGCTTGAAGATCTTGAAGTTGGAAAAGCAAAATAAAATGAAATTTGATGGAGGAGTTTATGGAAGAAAGTAATTTAGAAAATATTTTGACAAAAATGCTGACATCAGAAAAAAAAGTTGAAGAATTATCTGTTGCTTTGAGTAAAATTGAAAAAATGGTTTTCACAGTACGTGATATCTCAACAAAGACTGATTTGCTTTCCTTAAATGCTTCCATCGAAGCTGTAAGAGCTGGACAATCTGGTAAAGGGTTTGCTGTTGTAGCTGATGAGGTTGCCCGTTTAGCTGAAAAAACACAAGATTCTATTTCAGAAATAGAAACTGCTGTTGAGTTATTTCGAGATGGCTTTGAGAGCTTACGGGAATTTTTTGTAGAAACAAAAGACATGGTTAAAGCAACAAAGCAAAAAAAAGTTATTTGAAACTTTAATTATTAGGTATTTATGGAAATAAATAATGAATTACTACAAGTTTTTAATGAGGAAATTTCTGATTTAATAGAAAGAAGCAGAAATTCATTAGATCACTTACTTGAAACTGAAAATAAAGTTGAAAGTTTTCGGGATATTTTAAGAGTAATTCATACTATTAAAGGAAATGCAGGAACAGTTGGATATAATGATGTTAAAAAATATGCTCA is a window of Pigmentibacter ruber DNA encoding:
- a CDS encoding methyl-accepting chemotaxis protein, whose amino-acid sequence is MEESNLENILTKMLTSEKKVEELSVALSKIEKMVFTVRDISTKTDLLSLNASIEAVRAGQSGKGFAVVADEVARLAEKTQDSISEIETAVELFRDGFESLREFFVETKDMVKATKQKKVI
- a CDS encoding protoglobin domain-containing protein, with translation MNDEYNEYLKNYFINSPIAEFEKYLNFDEKKKETAKKLSSILKENIESVLKDFYDFNLNNEKTKKFFHGSAEVERLMKTNRNYIPYLFSGPFDIEYYSEKIKIGYLHFKRGIPNDAYLASLGTLSSAINKIWKTKFSDIIELFEAQSITTDLLFIEVYFTINTYYSFLEKKLVNEETKVKEILNNIKDAYFIIDKNLIVSDVVSRSCHIIFETDIAGKDFPTVFTDPRVKRGDILVLAIKQYFENLFNLESIFNMFPSTIEFYNKTLKLSYTPILNINKKPEKIVICATDISEHIKNQQVIEDNNAKNISLIKIIKQKNEFENMLKTIATKNITLLDCDDIATGKTILHEYKNLFASFGLLHISSLISNLELELLAKEHVEKFNVKEFLSLSCCMISDLLKKYLEENYDILGIAS
- a CDS encoding carboxymuconolactone decarboxylase family protein, which encodes MLNWEEYRKEIAERVKILAKHSPETIKGYKTLTDAGKSTNHLTPKIRELIGIAVAVTTRCDGCISVHTKEALKHGATLDEISEALGVAIALNAGAAMVYAARVMDAVADHTK
- a CDS encoding oxygen-binding di-iron domain-containing protein, yielding MLSKILYENENCKWIMLARDPQKKTNVIDTNEYAIIVNQEAILLDPGGIEIFPMVLTSISEILDVKSIKAYLCSHQDPDVMSSLQLWLGLTPNAKVYMSWLWAGFIAHFGGEYVKNFVTLPDEGLALDFNQRKFEFVPAHYCHSSGNFHFFDPEAKILFSGDMGAALVPLDYPTVVEDFKEHIKYMEKFHQRWMPSNTAKNKWVQRVRKLNPSLLCPQHGSVFAGENVQLFLDWLEDLEVGKAK